DNA from Roseimicrobium sp. ORNL1:
AACATGGAGGACGTGACCTGCGGCATGATCAAGGGCTTCATCTTTGGCATTCTCATCACCGTCATTTCCTGTCACCAGGGACTCATGGCGGAGAATGGCGCCGTCGGCGTGGGACGAGGCACCACGAGTGCGGTGGTGTATTCGTCACTTGCGATTCTCATTGTGAACTTTTTCATGAGCATCCTGCTGAACTATTTCTTCCCTCTCGGCACACCGATGTAGTTGGTCCGTCTCATGGCTCTTCCCCCAAGCTCCAACTCCAAACCCTTCATCGAAGTCCGAGGCCTTAAGAAAAAGATAGGCAAGCAGGAGATTCTTCGTGGCGTGAACCTCGATATCTATCGGGGGGAGACACTGGTGCTCATCGGTCCCAGCGGTGAGGGCAAGAGCGTGCTGCTGAAGCACCTCATCGGCCTGATGAAACCTGACGAGGGCTCTATCAAGATCGATGGCACGAGCCTCACGGGTCTGCGTGAACGGCAGCTCGCGCCTCTGCGCAAACAGATTGGCATCCTCTTCCAGAACGCCGCCCTCTTCGATAGCATGACGCTGGAGCAGAATGTGGCCTTCCCCCTTCAGGAGGCGGGTGTGAGGGATCACAAGGAACTCGTGGACCGGGTACACGAGGCGCTGGATGTGGTGGAACTCGCCGACCACAAGCAGAAGATGCCGGTCAATCTCTCCGGGGGCATGCGCAAGCGCGCCGGCATTGCGCGGGCCATCATTTCGCGGCCCGCCTGTGTGCTCTACGATGAGCCAACATCGGGTCTAGATCCCATTGTCTCGGACGTCATCGACCAGATGATTATGCGTCTGCAGAAGCGGTACCAGATGACGGCCGTCGTGGTCACGCATGACATGAAGAGCGTTTTCAAGATCTCCAACCGCGTCGCGATGCTCAAAGGCGGGGTGATTCACTTCCTCGGGACACCGGAGGAACTGCGCACTTGTCCGGAGCAGGACGTGCAGGATTTTATCGAGGGAAAATCGGACATCGAGGGATGAAACAGGGTACACTTCAAAAATCGGCTTTCCGGATTCAGCAGAAGCGCTTGCCCGTTGTCTTCCCCTCGGGCACGCTTTCCCCACGCTGACCTCATCGTCGTCCCGGCATCTAGCAATTCAGGACAAACAACATGGAAGAACGCGACAAGAAAACCGAGCTGCTGGTGGGATTGTTCCTCACCATCGGCCTGATGCTGATCGCCCTTCTGGTACTGCAGTTCGGCAGTGTGAGGGAGCTCTTCAAGACCTCCTATGAAATCACCGTGCCCTTTCCAGATGGTACCGGTATCCGTGACGGCACACCTGTGCGCCTGGGAGGTTCCAAGGTGGGCAAGGTCCCCCGTCAGCCGGTGCTGGACGCTGATTTCAAGGGCGTGCTCATTACGCTGGAGATCTATGACCACGTGAAGATTCCGAAGGACGCGATGTTCGGCATCGGTACGGCTGGTCTGTTGGGCGACTCATTCATAGAAATCCGGACCACGGGTTCGCAAGCGCAGACGTTCTTTGAGGCTGGCACCCAGATTCCCAAGACGAATGTGGTAGGAGCGACGGGACTCCAGGGGCTGCAGGATTCCGCCAAGGACCTGAGCAAGCAGGCGGAGGATGCACTTAAAGAAATCAAGGGTGCTGCCGCAGATCTGCGGGTTTCTTTGAGCAAGATCAATGAGAAGGCGCTGGGTGATGACAACATGAAGGAGCTCAAGGAGTCCTTCGCGCACCTCAACAGCGTGCTGAAACGCCTGGATGAAAAGACGCTGGGCGAAGATACCAGCAAAGAAGTGAAGGAGGCCGTGGCGTCATTCAAGGCGGCTGCGAAGTCCATGGAAGATGCGGCCAAAAAGTTTGATCCCATCGTGACCAAAATCGACAGCGCCTCGGGCAAAATCGAATCGGCGGCCGGTAAGGCGGACACGGTGATGGGAAATGCGGACAAGGCCATCAAGTCGATTGATGAAGCGGCAGTGTCGCTCGGGAAGGTGGGAACGGATTTGAGGAAAGGAGAGGGTCTGCTGCCAGCGCTCATTCATGACAAGACCCTGAAAAATGAATTCTCCATGTTGGTCAGCAACCTGCGGCAGAAGGGCATCCTTTGGTACAAGGACAAGGCGGGTGAGCAGCAGTCGAGGGAACCCCAACCCGCGCCGCAGAAGAAGCAGCAACAACAGCAACAGCCGCAGCAGAAGCCGGAGAAGCGAGGGCTTTTCAGCCGGTAGGGGCAGGGGAGCGACCGCATTCGCAAGCCGTGAGCCATCGGGCCGTGCCGGCTTGATTTTGTTTCCCCATATCATCACTTGAAACTTGCGGGCGACCCCGGCACATTCGGTCGTGCAAGTACCATGGTCCATCAAGCTCGCGCGGGCGCTCTTTCTGACGCTCGCCGTCGTGCTTGGCGGTGCCGTCGCCGCAGGCTTTCATGCGGAGATCTGGATTGGCACCCTGATTGGCCTCGTTGTGGGTGGTTTCTTCGTGCTGGTGGATGCGCTGCTGGCCCAGTTCACCTTCCGTGAATTTTCCTTTGGGACCTTTGGACTTCTGGTGGGGTTGTTCTGCGCGTGGCTGGTGACGAAGATCGGCATCATGGACCTTCCGTGGTTCCGCAGTCTGGAAGATCCAGACTCCATCCGTAGCGTGGTGGAGATCTGCATGTATCTGATCTTTGGCTTTCTCGGCATCACCCTCGCGCTCCGGAGTGACCGGGATCAGTTTTCCTTCATCATCCCCTACGTGCGCTTCCGCAGGGACGCCTCCGAAGGTGAGCCCATGTTGCTTGATACCAATGTGATCATCGACGGGCGCATCCCCCAGGTTTATGAGACGGGCTTCCTCTCGGGAAATCTGGTCATCCCCCGGTTTGTTCTCGATGAACTGCAGCGCATGGCGGATTCACGAGATCCCCTCAAGAGCTCGCGTGGGAAGCGAGGCTTGGATGCTGTGCAGAAGCTCCGAGACACGAAAGGGATTGAACTCACGGTGCATGAAGCTCCCGGCAATCATGAGGGCGCAGCGGTGGACACACTGCTGGTTACGCTGGCTCATGAGCTGAATGCCCGACTCCTCACCAACGACGTGAATCTCGGGAAGGTCGCCCGGGTGAAAAACGTGACCGTGCTGAACTTCAATGATCTTGCCAGGGCGCTTCAGCCGGAAGTCGGAGCCGGGGACGAACTGGACATCAGTCTCGTGAAGTCAGGCAAGGAGAAGCATCAGGCGGTTGGCTACCTGCCGGACGGAGCCATGATTGTGGTGAACTACGCCTCCCAATTCATCGGGGACACCGTCGCCATTGTGGTGAGTGGCGTGACGCACACCTCCGCTGGCCGGCTTATTTTCGCCGACTTGAAACAGGCGCGGGCTCAGTAGGCGGAGTCGGCACACCCGCCTTGTGGGAGCGCACGGTGATTTCGCGTTGGGTCAGGTCGCGTAGGATGGAAATCACTTGAGGGCGCAGACGGTTGAACTCCTCGCGCTGTTCCGGGTTGAGTTCACGGGCGATTTCCTCGTGGGTTTCCTGTGCCACGTTGACGATGCGCTCATAGGATTCGCCCCCGATGTCGCGGATGTGCATGTCAGCGCTTTCCACGATGGGGCGGATGCGCTGCTTCTGCTCGGGAGTGATTTTGAGGCGGCGCTCCAAGTCGGCGAGCCGGGCGTTCACCCACTTTTCTTGGGGTGGGGTACGGGAGAAGATACGCTGCAGCGCCACCACGGTGCCGATGGCACCGGTGCCCACGCCCGCGCCGAAGATGGCCATGAGGCCGAGTACCATTTTCCAATGACGGAAGAGTCTCATAGCGTCAGCAGCGAATCAATCCAACCTCCCGCAAGTGCCGTCTCGCCCGTGAAGATGCCGAACAGCGTGTCATAGCTGAGTGCAGCGCTTCCCAGCAGGATGACTACCGCCACGGCTACTCCGCGAAGGGCCAGCCATTCCAGCAGGGCGAACGAAGCCTCGCGTGGATGGGATTTCCACTGGGCCACCACCCGTGTGGCAAATCCGAGCGGAGCTTCCGCAGCTGGCTGGACAGCAGGCGAGGTACTCGCACGGGCCGCGAGGCGCGGCCAGGCACGGTCAGCAGGATCGTGAGGGTGGCGGTTCATGTGGCGGGAGAGGGGGAATAGGTAGCATCGAGTGCGGCGAAGGCCTTGCGCAGTTTACGCCGTGCCCGGAAGGCGCGCACCTTTACAAGCGTGGCACTCCATCCGGTGGCGGCCTGGACGTCGGCGACGGAGCGGCCTTCCATGTCCATCATGGTTAGTACGAGACGATCGGCGGGTTTCAGCGTTTCGAGAAGTTTGCTGGCCAGTTCGCGTGCACCCACGGCATCAGCGGCACCGCTGTCCGTTTCATCATGCAGGACGTGATCGAGCATCTCCGCCTCGTTTTCGCTCAGGTCGGCCCAGCGCAGTTCGGGCCGCCGTTTTTGGTGGCGCAGGGCGTCCAGGCACGTGGTGACTGCCACACGGGAAACCCAGTGCTCAAAGGGCATTTGTGCGCGCCATTGCTCAATGCGGGCAAACATTTTCATGAACACCTCCTGCGCGAGATCCTCTTCGCTGCTGCGCCGGGGGAGGTGGGCCCGCACGATGCGCAGCACCAGCGGGTAGAGACGCTCCACGAGCGTGGTGGCCGAGCGTTCACAACGGTCATCGCGCACCCTTGCCACCAGGTCGGTAAGATCGGGGCTGGAGGCGGGAGGGACGGACATGGACTCGGCAGGGGCACAGGATCAACGACGTCCCGCCCGTGTCCGCGGTTACACACACTCTGCCTCCTTGTCTTGGGCGAAAAAGAAAAATGCTGTACCAGTGCGTGAGGTTACTCCTCCGCCTCACGATGCACCTGGAGGATGCGCTGGAGGGCGTCGAGAAACTCCTCTGCGTTCTCCATGGGAAGCATGATCGTGTCCCTGCGGCCACGCACATCCTCTGTGATCTTGATGAAGCGTCCCCGATCGTTCTCCTTCAGGTCGAGAAAGAAGATCTTTCTTTCTCCAACGATTTTCTCGCTGTGCAGCGGCGGCGCGCCGCGCGGGTGCTGTTGATCATCACCACCGAATCCAAACATGCTCATCGTTCCTCCTGTTGCTGCTGCTGCGGGCTCCTGATATGCCGGGTTTGGAGGGAGTTTAGGGGGCGTGTGCTCCCATTGTCAACTTTTTCGGCACAATCCCGTCAGACAGGAAATGCCTTACCCAGTGGTCCCGCAGCTTTTTGGAGCAGCAATCAGCGGTCGAAAAGCTCGTCCGCCTTGAAGAAGCGCTTAAGCTCGGCCTCGGCGTTCTCCGGAGAGTCGGAGGCGTGGGCCACATTCACCATCATGTCGCCGCCGTAGTCGCCGCGGATGGTACCTTTGTCCGCCTTGCGGGAATCGGTAGGTCCAAGGAGGGTGCGCACGCGATCGATGACGTTGTCACCACGAAGTGCGAGGGCGATCACCGGGACGCTCTTCATGAAATTCGCCACTTCGGGGAAGAAGGGCTTGTCCGCGATGTGCGAGTAGTGATCCTTCAGCACTTCATCCGTGAGCTGGATCATCTTCAGGCCGCGAATGACAAAGCCGGCGTTTTCGAAACGCTTGAGCACTTCGCCGCAGAGGCCTTTGGAGACGCAGTCGGGCTTGAGAAGGATGAGGGTCGTTTGCGCGGACATGGGGCGAGGTGTTTAGGTCAGCCGCGCGGGGTAGTCAAGAGGGCGCATGGGATTCCTGCGAAGAGTTCGCAATGCCGGATTCCACGCGCTGTTCAGTGCGCATAGGCTGCACAACGATTGCTCCAGCCGGGTAGCCAGCGCTTTTCACCACGCTCGGGCGGGCTGTTCGTCACGCGGCGGGCCAGTACCTGCTGGGAAGAGGTGGCAAAGGCGGCCGGTGCGCTGGCGGCATCTGCAGGGCGCATGTTCATCAATACCTGCAACAGGCCCCAGCCCTCACCCTTGTAGCGTTCCTTCGGATTCAACCCCTCGCCTTTGAAGTTTACATAGTCGATGAGCGCAAAGTTTCCCGCCGCCGTCTGGCGGAGCAGCGCGATGTTGCGCTCGACCAGGGTGCCGCTTTTCCCAGCGGCTTTCACCAGACGCGGAGCGGCCTGATCCAGGCGGGCGATGATGAACAGGGTCTGTTCGCCGATGGTGGAGGACAGCAGCCTCCGCAGATCCTTCTGTCTGCTGCCATCGTGCTCCCTGGTAAATGAAGCCTTGTCAGGCCATGGGCAGTCCTTGGTGGTGAGCAACCATTCAGGCACAGCCACGCCGCGTTGGCGGTACCACTGGATGAGTTTTGGGAAGCTTTCTTCAAAGGGCCCCTCTACTCCCGCCGGGTACCAGATGAAGTGACCGATGCCCAGCGAGGCAAAATCCTCTCCCGAGTTCCAGCTCGTCAGCCCGTCCACGGAGCCGGCGCATTCATTCTGCCAGATGCGCTTCCCGATACGCTGCAGGTCGGCCTCGTTCAGAGCGTGAACGCGTCCTCCACAGAAGGCGAGACCGATCAGGAGTAGAGATAGGGTAAATTGAAACCTGCTAAGATGGCGGGGGTTCATGCGTCGTGATGGTGTGGCATTCCAAATCAGGGCGCAAACGCGGAATTCGGCCCAAACCGATCGCTTCCCGGCATCTTTCCGGCTGTCGTGCAACCAGCAAACTAAGTCTTAATTGAGGCAGGTTTGCGTTGCCTCCGAAAAAAACCGTACCTAAATTTAATAAATACCGCGATTTTGCGACTCTAAACCATGCCTTACCTGGCCTTCAACCTCAACAACGGCAATGAGTTCATCTTCGATCTCGAGGATGCGCGTCTTTCGCTGGGTCGGAACAGTCGTAACGAAATCGTCATCGACAGTTCCCAAATCTCCAGTTTCCACGCGGAATTGTTGCGACGTCCCGACGGAAATTACGAGGTGGTCGACCTGAAATCGTCCAACGGGACCTTTGTGAACGGCAAGCGTGTCGAGCGCGCGGTGCTGCGCCAGGGAGACAAAGTCCGCTTTGGCGGACTTGAAGCCAAGTTCAAGGATTCCGCCGACACGGAGCCCAGCAACGGCCATCCCAAGAGCAGCGGCAAGTCGGTCGAGGAAAAGAAGCGCGAGGCGGAACGGAGCGGTACCCCCGAGTCCAAGACGGAAGCGGTACAGCTCAAGGAACGTGTGGCCCCGCAGATGAGGAATGGCGGCGGCAGGCCTGCACAGCACATGGCTTCGACGGCTACCAGCGCGGTGCCAGTGCTGCGTGACAGCAAGGCGCCTTTCCCCGCACCCACTCCCTCGCCTGCGCCGCGGTCGGGCCCTTCCGGCAGCTCGCGTGGCAGAAGTGATGATGAACCGATTGTCACTGCTCCCATTGCCTTTGGACCGAGCGATTCATCTCTCGCCATGGCGCCGCCCAGCGGCCTGAGCGATGCGCCCCTGACGTTTGCCGCACCGCAAGGGCTGTCCATGATGCCGCCGCCGGCATCGATTTCCGCAACTCCACCCCCCGCAGCCCCTGTAGAGCCGCCACGCCCTGAGCTGGCGCCACCGGCACGCGGAAGAGCGCCGTCTTATGGGAACGGCAACGGCACGGAAGTGCCGCCGCAGCAACAACCGGCCTCTTTCAAGTCCGCAGGTGGACGGCAGGCAGCACCTTCCACTGCTACCAGTGCCGTGCCCACACTCAAATCCACGCGCTCGGTGCGTGTGGGTCCCGGGGCTATGGGCTTCAAGCCGCCGCAGCTTCAGTCGCTGGATCGGAGCACCGAGCCGGGCGCCCCTGAGGCTCCCCCTTCTGCTTCTCTTCCGCCTCCTCCCGCCGCGGCTCGAGGTGGTAATAAGAATGGTGGCAGGCCCGCGCACTCCA
Protein-coding regions in this window:
- a CDS encoding MlaD family protein, whose translation is MEERDKKTELLVGLFLTIGLMLIALLVLQFGSVRELFKTSYEITVPFPDGTGIRDGTPVRLGGSKVGKVPRQPVLDADFKGVLITLEIYDHVKIPKDAMFGIGTAGLLGDSFIEIRTTGSQAQTFFEAGTQIPKTNVVGATGLQGLQDSAKDLSKQAEDALKEIKGAAADLRVSLSKINEKALGDDNMKELKESFAHLNSVLKRLDEKTLGEDTSKEVKEAVASFKAAAKSMEDAAKKFDPIVTKIDSASGKIESAAGKADTVMGNADKAIKSIDEAAVSLGKVGTDLRKGEGLLPALIHDKTLKNEFSMLVSNLRQKGILWYKDKAGEQQSREPQPAPQKKQQQQQQPQQKPEKRGLFSR
- a CDS encoding RNA polymerase sigma factor, encoding MSVPPASSPDLTDLVARVRDDRCERSATTLVERLYPLVLRIVRAHLPRRSSEEDLAQEVFMKMFARIEQWRAQMPFEHWVSRVAVTTCLDALRHQKRRPELRWADLSENEAEMLDHVLHDETDSGAADAVGARELASKLLETLKPADRLVLTMMDMEGRSVADVQAATGWSATLVKVRAFRARRKLRKAFAALDATYSPSPAT
- the ndk gene encoding nucleoside-diphosphate kinase; amino-acid sequence: MSAQTTLILLKPDCVSKGLCGEVLKRFENAGFVIRGLKMIQLTDEVLKDHYSHIADKPFFPEVANFMKSVPVIALALRGDNVIDRVRTLLGPTDSRKADKGTIRGDYGGDMMVNVAHASDSPENAEAELKRFFKADELFDR
- a CDS encoding DNA-binding protein, translating into MSMFGFGGDDQQHPRGAPPLHSEKIVGERKIFFLDLKENDRGRFIKITEDVRGRRDTIMLPMENAEEFLDALQRILQVHREAEE
- a CDS encoding PIN domain-containing protein → MQVPWSIKLARALFLTLAVVLGGAVAAGFHAEIWIGTLIGLVVGGFFVLVDALLAQFTFREFSFGTFGLLVGLFCAWLVTKIGIMDLPWFRSLEDPDSIRSVVEICMYLIFGFLGITLALRSDRDQFSFIIPYVRFRRDASEGEPMLLDTNVIIDGRIPQVYETGFLSGNLVIPRFVLDELQRMADSRDPLKSSRGKRGLDAVQKLRDTKGIELTVHEAPGNHEGAAVDTLLVTLAHELNARLLTNDVNLGKVARVKNVTVLNFNDLARALQPEVGAGDELDISLVKSGKEKHQAVGYLPDGAMIVVNYASQFIGDTVAIVVSGVTHTSAGRLIFADLKQARAQ
- a CDS encoding ATP-binding cassette domain-containing protein, whose amino-acid sequence is MALPPSSNSKPFIEVRGLKKKIGKQEILRGVNLDIYRGETLVLIGPSGEGKSVLLKHLIGLMKPDEGSIKIDGTSLTGLRERQLAPLRKQIGILFQNAALFDSMTLEQNVAFPLQEAGVRDHKELVDRVHEALDVVELADHKQKMPVNLSGGMRKRAGIARAIISRPACVLYDEPTSGLDPIVSDVIDQMIMRLQKRYQMTAVVVTHDMKSVFKISNRVAMLKGGVIHFLGTPEELRTCPEQDVQDFIEGKSDIEG